The following proteins are co-located in the Gorilla gorilla gorilla isolate KB3781 chromosome 7, NHGRI_mGorGor1-v2.1_pri, whole genome shotgun sequence genome:
- the CHRNA2 gene encoding neuronal acetylcholine receptor subunit alpha-2 produces MGPSCPVFLSFTKLSLWWLLLTPAGGEEAKRPSPRAPGDPLSSPSPTALPQGGSHTETEDRLFKHLFRGYNRWARPVPNTSDVVIVRFGLSIAQLIDVDEKNQMMTTNVWLKQEWSDYKLRWNPADFGNITSLRVPSEMIWIPDIVLYNNADGEFAVTHMTKAHLFSTGTVHWVPPAIYKSSCSIDVTFFPFDQQNCKMKFGSWTYDKAKIDLEQMEQTVDLKDYWESGEWAIVNATGTYNSKKYDCCAEIYPDVTYAFIIRRLPLFYTINLIIPCLLISCLTVLVFYLPSNCGEKITLCISVLLSLTVFLLLITEIIPSTSLVIPLIGEYLLFTMIFVTLSIVITVFVLNVHHRSPSTHTMPHWVRGTLLGCVPRWLLMNRPPPPLELCHPLHLKLSPSYHWLESNVDAEEREVAVEEEDRWACAGHVAPSVGTLCSHGHLHSGDSGPKAEALLQEGELLLSPHMQKALEGVHYIADHLRSEDADSSVKEDWKYVAMVIDRIFLWLFIIVCFLGTIGLFLPPFLAGMI; encoded by the exons ATGGGCCCCTCCTGTCCTGTGTTCCTGTCCTTCACAAAGCTCAGCCTGTGGTGGCTCCTTCTGACCCCAGCAG GTGGAGAGGAAGCTAAGCGCCCATCTCCCAGGGCTCCTGGAGACCCACTCTCCTCTCCCAGTCCCACGGCATTGCCGCAGGGAGGCTCGCATACCGAGACTGAGGACCGGCTCTTCAAACACCTCTTCCGGGGCTACAACCGCTGGGCGCGCCCGGTGCCCAACACTTCAGACGTGGTGATTGTGCGCTTCGGACTGTCCATTGCTCAGCTCATCGATGTG GATGAGAAGAACCAAATGATGACCACCAACGTCTGGCTAAAACAG GAGTGGAGCGACTACAAACTGCGCTGGAACCCCGCTGATTTTGGCAACATCACATCTCTCAGGGTCCCTTCTGAGATGATCTGGATCCCCGACATTGTTCTCTACAACAA tgCAGATGGGGAGTTTGCAGTGACCCACATGACCAAGGCCCACCTCTTCTCCACGGGCACTGTGCACTGGGTGCCCCCGGCCATCTACAAGAGCTCCTGCAGTATCGACGTCACCTTCTTCCCCTTCGACCAGCAGAACTGCAAGATGAAGTTTGGCTCCTGGACTTATGACAAGGCCAAGATCGACCTGGAGCAGATGGAGCAGACTGTGGACCTGAAGGACTACTGGGAGAGCGGCGAGTGGGCCATCGTCAATGCCACGGGCACCTACAACAGCAAGAAGTACGACTGCTGCGCCGAGATCTACCCCGACGTCACCTACGCCTTCATCATCCGGCGGCTGCCGCTCTTCTACACCATCAACCTCATCATCCCCTGCCTGCTCATCTCCTGCCTCACTGTGCTGGTCTTCTACCTGCCCTCCAACTGCGGCGAGAAGATCACGCTGTGCATTTCGGTGCTGCTGTCACTCACTGTCTTCCTGCTGCTCATCACTGAGATCATCCCGTCCACCTCGCTGGTCATCCCGCTCATCGGCGAGTACCTGCTGTTCACCATGATCTTCGTCACCCTGTCCATCGTCATCACCGTCTTCGTGCTCAATGTGCACCACCGCTCCCCCAGCACCCACACCATGCCCCACTGGGTGCGGGGGACCCTTCTGGGCTGTGTGCCCCGGTGGCTTCTGATGAACCGGCCCCCACCACCCTTGGAGCTCTGCCACCCCCTACACCTGAAGCTCAGCCCCTCTTATCACTGGCTGGAGAGCAACGTGGATGCCGAGGAGAGGGAGGTGGCggtggaggaggaggacagaTGGGCATGTGCAGGTCATGTGGCCCCCTCTGTGGGCACCCTCTGCAGCCATGGCCACCTGCACTCTGGGGACTCAGGTCCCAAGGCTGAGGCTCTGCTGCAGGAGGGTGAGCTGCTGCTATCACCCCACATGCAGAAGGCACTGGAAGGCGTGCACTACATTGCCGACCACCTGCGGTCTGAGGATGCCGACTCTTCG